A part of Desulfobacter sp. genomic DNA contains:
- a CDS encoding GntR family transcriptional regulator, which translates to MNKDIYNTLKDRIIHLEYEPGAILKEQTLAQEFGVSRTPLRTVLFRLEWEHLVKILPRTGILVMELELGTITNVFQARLEMEAVIGTLAAQRLTRDDILQFQELESRCRALKDNKDPKALAAVDMENKELFHGAAGNPFLTEMSQRLYSLTFRLWYFNMLKMDNRVWNNEVKAVQEDLVILGNLLGSGTPEEVGQARKEQLLKHLERIRSSFLGLTSL; encoded by the coding sequence ATGAATAAAGATATCTATAATACACTGAAAGACAGGATCATCCATCTGGAATACGAACCCGGCGCCATTTTAAAGGAACAGACACTGGCCCAGGAATTCGGGGTCAGCCGCACCCCGCTTCGCACGGTACTCTTTCGCCTGGAGTGGGAACACCTGGTCAAAATCCTTCCCCGGACGGGGATTCTGGTGATGGAACTGGAACTTGGCACCATCACCAACGTTTTCCAGGCCCGGCTGGAAATGGAAGCGGTCATCGGCACCCTGGCGGCCCAGCGCCTGACCCGTGACGACATCCTCCAATTCCAGGAACTGGAATCCCGGTGCCGGGCGCTAAAGGATAATAAAGACCCCAAAGCCCTGGCCGCCGTGGACATGGAAAATAAAGAGCTGTTCCACGGCGCCGCCGGCAATCCCTTTCTCACGGAAATGTCCCAGCGGCTCTACTCCCTGACCTTCAGGCTCTGGTATTTCAACATGCTGAAAATGGACAACCGGGTCTGGAACAACGAGGTAAAAGCGGTGCAGGAAGACCTGGTCATCCTGGGGAACCTGCTGGGCAGCGGCACCCCGGAAGAGGTGGGCCAGGCCAGGAAAGAGCAGCTGCTCAAACACCTGGAGCGGATAAGATCCTCTTTCCTCGGTCTCACCAGCCTTTAA
- a CDS encoding Cache 3/Cache 2 fusion domain-containing protein: MTVILVFLSGMADYRRELEKEGENRIHSEVEPLARTMYHLCESMHQASIVQRRHALTIMKQLMEKQGLPSLSSNRVPMKVTYPSGKTEEINLPRLLLGNKPLGLNVSPDAATPVVDEMMKLTGYHASIMLRINEKGDFVRIATSVVKKGKRQIGTVLPAVNPDGKPNPFSQAIIQGKTAIGRTYVDDYVFVSTALPLRDAENRIIGLYGPGIRQDLMENLRQAFMNTPVGKSGYFFIIGAKGRQKGRYILSRKGLRDRENLWDVKTEDGRFPAREVLALTIKQPAGKVVWYSYHWRNAIDEPPKKKYAALIYFKPWDWIIGASAYEEDFTDTAQRLGKRLENIIFQVLATGLFVLIVSAAACWILGKKISQPLDRAVDFADAISRGEFPSPLDIQSSDETGCLGQSLNTMSERLKSTLEERRQAEQDFRTLYEFSRDALLLIFNGKFIDCNKAAIDIFGAGSQDDIIGKEPHQLSPEHQPLGMLSKTREEELIEQTLVQGSSRFEWLHTRMDGELFFTEVQLSTMEVGGKPMILAAIRDITHRKKDEEQLLRLRSYLSNIIDSMPSVLIVVDRSWRITLWNSMAEKTTGIRQYKAAATPLFEVMPRLEAQQKKIQKAMDQGKIQKALKTLHKTENGLIYEDIIIYPLKTKEIDGAVIRMDDVTGHVKIEEMMIQSEKMMSVGGLAAGMAHEINNPLAGMIQGAQVVMNRLSGELPKNKALAEELGTSIDTIRGYAEQREILKHLSSIRSAGDRAARIVENMLSFSREKPLRELHDIRDLLDRTIELARNDYNLKKQYDFKEIEIIRNYQADLPKVWCEGNQIQQVFLNILKNGAQAMAENKHSGIVPCFTLDIMLEEDGMVSVSLANNGPGMDTETCKRVFEPFFTTKPVGVGTGLGLSVSFFIITRNHGGEIRAVPMADRGACFLVRLPVGKGGPDASNSSALV, encoded by the coding sequence GTGACTGTCATTCTTGTTTTTCTTTCCGGCATGGCCGATTACCGGCGAGAACTGGAAAAAGAGGGGGAAAACCGGATCCATTCGGAGGTCGAACCGCTGGCCAGGACAATGTACCACCTTTGTGAATCCATGCACCAGGCGTCAATAGTACAGCGGCGGCATGCCCTGACCATTATGAAACAGCTGATGGAAAAGCAGGGGCTGCCAAGCCTGTCCTCTAACAGGGTGCCGATGAAGGTCACATACCCCTCGGGGAAAACCGAAGAAATCAACCTCCCGCGGCTATTATTGGGAAACAAGCCATTGGGATTGAATGTTTCCCCAGACGCAGCCACCCCCGTGGTTGACGAAATGATGAAACTGACAGGATACCATGCCTCAATTATGCTTCGGATCAACGAGAAGGGGGATTTTGTCCGGATAGCCACCTCCGTCGTCAAAAAAGGGAAACGCCAAATCGGGACGGTTTTACCGGCCGTGAACCCGGATGGAAAGCCCAACCCTTTCTCCCAGGCCATCATCCAGGGGAAAACGGCAATAGGCCGGACCTATGTGGATGACTATGTCTTTGTTTCCACCGCCCTGCCCCTCCGGGACGCCGAAAACCGGATCATCGGCCTGTACGGCCCGGGCATCCGCCAGGACCTGATGGAAAACCTGCGACAGGCGTTTATGAATACCCCTGTTGGAAAATCCGGATATTTTTTTATCATTGGCGCCAAGGGCAGGCAGAAAGGCCGGTATATCCTTTCCCGGAAAGGATTGCGGGACCGCGAAAACCTTTGGGACGTGAAAACTGAAGACGGGAGGTTTCCGGCCAGGGAAGTCCTTGCACTGACCATTAAACAGCCCGCCGGTAAAGTGGTATGGTATTCCTACCATTGGAGAAACGCTATTGATGAACCGCCCAAAAAGAAATATGCCGCCCTGATATATTTTAAACCATGGGACTGGATCATAGGCGCCTCCGCCTATGAGGAGGATTTCACAGACACCGCCCAACGCCTCGGCAAACGCCTGGAAAACATCATCTTCCAGGTACTGGCCACGGGCCTTTTCGTATTGATCGTATCCGCTGCTGCATGCTGGATTCTCGGCAAAAAAATTTCCCAGCCCCTGGACAGGGCGGTTGATTTTGCCGATGCCATCAGCCGGGGGGAGTTTCCGTCCCCCCTTGATATCCAGTCGTCCGACGAAACCGGATGTCTGGGACAAAGCCTCAATACCATGTCTGAAAGACTTAAATCCACACTTGAGGAACGCCGTCAGGCAGAACAGGATTTCAGGACCCTGTACGAATTTTCCAGAGACGCCCTGCTGCTCATTTTCAATGGAAAATTCATTGACTGCAACAAGGCGGCTATTGATATTTTCGGCGCCGGCAGCCAGGACGATATTATTGGCAAAGAGCCCCATCAATTGTCTCCGGAACACCAGCCGTTGGGCATGCTGTCAAAAACCAGGGAGGAAGAGCTGATCGAGCAGACCCTGGTTCAAGGCAGCAGCCGGTTTGAATGGCTTCACACCCGGATGGACGGCGAATTGTTTTTTACCGAAGTTCAGCTCAGCACAATGGAGGTCGGCGGCAAGCCCATGATCCTGGCGGCCATAAGGGACATCACCCACCGCAAAAAAGATGAAGAACAGCTTCTTCGGCTCAGAAGCTACCTCTCCAATATCATTGATTCCATGCCCTCAGTCCTGATCGTTGTGGACAGGTCATGGCGTATAACCCTCTGGAACAGTATGGCGGAAAAAACAACCGGAATACGACAGTACAAGGCCGCAGCAACACCTCTTTTTGAAGTGATGCCGCGCCTTGAAGCACAGCAAAAAAAGATTCAAAAAGCCATGGATCAGGGAAAGATACAAAAAGCGCTCAAAACCCTTCATAAAACTGAAAACGGACTGATCTACGAGGATATAATTATTTATCCTTTGAAAACAAAAGAGATTGACGGGGCTGTCATTCGGATGGACGATGTCACAGGGCATGTAAAAATAGAAGAGATGATGATTCAGTCTGAAAAGATGATGTCCGTCGGCGGGCTTGCCGCAGGAATGGCCCATGAAATAAACAATCCACTGGCAGGAATGATTCAGGGTGCCCAGGTGGTTATGAACCGTCTGTCAGGGGAATTGCCAAAAAATAAGGCATTGGCTGAAGAACTCGGCACCTCCATTGACACCATAAGGGGTTATGCGGAGCAAAGGGAAATTCTCAAGCATCTGTCTTCCATACGGAGTGCCGGGGACCGGGCGGCCCGTATTGTGGAAAACATGCTCTCGTTCAGCAGGGAAAAACCCCTGAGAGAGTTACATGACATCCGCGACCTTCTTGACAGGACCATCGAACTTGCCAGAAACGATTACAACCTGAAAAAACAGTATGACTTCAAAGAGATAGAAATCATCCGGAACTATCAGGCAGATCTTCCCAAGGTCTGGTGCGAGGGGAACCAGATTCAGCAGGTCTTTTTAAATATATTAAAGAATGGTGCCCAGGCCATGGCCGAAAATAAGCATAGTGGAATTGTACCTTGTTTTACTCTGGACATCATGCTTGAAGAAGACGGGATGGTATCTGTTTCGCTGGCAAACAACGGGCCGGGCATGGATACTGAGACCTGCAAAAGGGTGTTTGAGCCTTTTTTTACCACCAAACCCGTTGGGGTGGGAACAGGGCTGGGACTCTCTGTCTCATTTTTCATCATCACCCGGAACCACGGCGGAGAGATACGTGCAGTCCCCATGGCAGACCGTGGTGCCTGTTTTCTGGTCAGACTGCCCGTGGGAAAGGGTGGACCAGACGCCAGTAACAGCAGCGCCCTAGTATAA
- a CDS encoding efflux RND transporter permease subunit, whose amino-acid sequence MDIIRYAIEKPITVAVGVILVVLFGTIGLMHLPKQLTPDVETPEITIRTVWAGATPTEVEQEIIEKQEKALKGLESLESMESAAFNNYGEVSLTFPVGTDLDAALLKVSNKMNEVADYPENVDKPAIEASGAQSNPVIWIMFRTLPDNPAPIAQYRTFFENELRQHIERVQGVGSLFVGGGTEKEVHIEIDPVKLARFNLTIDQVIAGIRGANKNTSAGLMGIGKKDYRIRTVSQFEVPADALDTVIYNDGIQRIRLSDIATAGFGYERATGAVMQNGSPVIAIGVRKEQGANVIEVVARLQREINRINEKVLAPKGLVLDWVYDQAPYILNAIDLVKKNVMVGGALAVMVLLLFLRSVSATVTTAVSIPISVIGTFLFLWVLDRNLNVVSLAGISFAVGMLVDNAIVVLENIDRHRNLGKKPFEAAYGGASEVWGAVLASTATTVAVFVPVIFIQEEAGQLFRDIAIAITFSILISLFVSVAVIPTILHKLYAFRKNSRKQALGPIDKLGSFLHNTLMALSGFSLKTPFTRITSVLVFTSAALLIAWQLMPKTEYLPQGNQNLVLSILIPTPGSSVEKREEMGKFLDAMIAPYHREDGKDGIPKIEDTWYVSTEGFNLVGGTCIHETQAAGLLPLFNRIANSLPDVFGFAFQAGIFQNDIAGSRTIDVDITGERLENIIAAGGQLYGALMGAMPGSQIRPIPSLETTYPEARFIPDREKLAASGLTESGFGTWVDVLMDGRKIDEFRPEGKRQLDLVLRGPADAARTPEDLANTAIVNRFGDPVRIGDISRLAYTRGMTQINHLERKRHIRLQVTPPETLPLQAAMETIETDVVRPMQDQGRLKGVEISLGGNADKLTQTRQALQWNFLLAVVITYLLMAALFENFFYPFIILFTVPLAGAGGFIGLRLVDAYIAPQGFDVLTMLGFIILVGTVVNNAILIVHQSLNNVRYGGYAGLEAITESVRTRIRPIFMSAATSVFGMLPLALSTGAGSELYRGLGSVLLGGLALSTLFTLFVVPALLSFFIGFEKQREARH is encoded by the coding sequence ATGGACATCATCCGCTACGCCATTGAAAAACCCATCACCGTGGCCGTGGGCGTGATCCTGGTGGTGCTCTTCGGCACCATCGGCCTCATGCACCTGCCCAAGCAGCTCACCCCGGACGTGGAAACCCCGGAAATCACCATCCGGACGGTATGGGCCGGGGCCACCCCCACGGAGGTGGAGCAGGAGATCATCGAAAAACAGGAAAAGGCCCTCAAGGGGCTGGAAAGCCTGGAATCCATGGAAAGTGCGGCCTTTAACAATTATGGTGAAGTATCTTTGACCTTTCCCGTGGGCACGGACCTGGATGCCGCCCTGCTCAAGGTTTCCAATAAAATGAACGAGGTGGCCGACTACCCTGAAAATGTGGACAAGCCGGCCATCGAGGCCTCGGGGGCCCAGTCCAACCCGGTGATCTGGATCATGTTCCGCACCCTGCCGGACAACCCCGCGCCCATTGCCCAGTACCGGACCTTTTTTGAAAATGAACTGCGGCAGCACATTGAAAGGGTGCAGGGCGTGGGTTCCCTCTTTGTGGGCGGGGGGACTGAAAAAGAGGTCCACATCGAAATAGATCCCGTTAAACTGGCCCGGTTCAACCTGACCATCGACCAGGTCATCGCCGGCATCCGGGGGGCCAACAAAAACACCTCCGCCGGCCTTATGGGCATCGGGAAAAAAGATTACCGCATCCGGACCGTCAGCCAGTTTGAAGTCCCGGCGGACGCCCTGGACACCGTGATATACAACGACGGCATCCAGCGCATCCGCCTGTCCGATATCGCCACGGCCGGATTCGGGTATGAACGGGCCACAGGGGCGGTGATGCAGAACGGTTCCCCGGTTATCGCCATCGGCGTGAGAAAGGAACAGGGGGCCAATGTCATCGAGGTGGTGGCGCGGCTGCAAAGGGAGATCAACCGGATCAACGAAAAGGTATTGGCGCCCAAGGGCCTTGTCCTGGACTGGGTATACGACCAGGCCCCGTATATCCTCAACGCCATTGATCTGGTCAAGAAAAACGTGATGGTGGGGGGGGCGCTGGCTGTCATGGTACTGCTGCTCTTCCTCAGGTCGGTGTCGGCCACGGTGACCACGGCCGTATCCATCCCCATCTCCGTCATCGGCACCTTTCTGTTCCTCTGGGTCCTGGACCGGAACCTCAACGTGGTCAGCCTGGCCGGCATCAGTTTTGCCGTGGGCATGCTGGTGGACAACGCCATTGTGGTCCTGGAAAACATCGACCGCCACCGGAACCTGGGGAAAAAGCCCTTTGAAGCCGCCTATGGCGGGGCATCGGAAGTCTGGGGGGCGGTGCTGGCCTCCACCGCCACCACCGTGGCCGTGTTTGTACCGGTGATCTTTATCCAGGAGGAGGCGGGACAGCTCTTCCGGGATATCGCCATTGCCATCACCTTTTCCATTCTCATCAGCCTCTTTGTGTCGGTGGCCGTCATTCCCACCATACTTCACAAGCTATACGCCTTTCGGAAAAACAGCCGCAAACAGGCCCTGGGCCCCATTGACAAACTCGGTTCCTTTCTCCACAACACCCTGATGGCCCTGTCCGGATTCTCCCTTAAAACCCCCTTCACCCGGATTACTTCGGTACTGGTCTTTACATCTGCGGCCCTGCTTATTGCCTGGCAGCTCATGCCCAAAACCGAGTACCTGCCCCAGGGCAACCAGAACCTGGTCCTGTCCATCCTCATCCCCACCCCGGGCAGTTCCGTGGAAAAACGCGAGGAAATGGGGAAATTTTTAGACGCCATGATCGCCCCCTACCACAGGGAAGACGGAAAGGACGGCATCCCAAAAATTGAGGACACCTGGTACGTTTCCACCGAAGGCTTCAACCTCGTCGGCGGGACCTGTATCCACGAAACCCAGGCCGCCGGCCTGCTGCCCCTTTTCAACCGCATCGCCAACAGCCTGCCCGATGTCTTCGGGTTTGCCTTCCAGGCCGGGATCTTCCAGAATGATATTGCGGGCAGCCGGACCATTGACGTGGACATCACCGGGGAACGGCTGGAGAACATCATTGCCGCCGGGGGCCAGCTCTACGGCGCCCTGATGGGGGCCATGCCCGGCAGCCAGATCCGCCCCATTCCCTCCCTGGAAACCACCTATCCCGAAGCCCGGTTCATTCCGGACCGGGAGAAACTGGCCGCCTCGGGGCTGACGGAATCCGGGTTCGGCACCTGGGTGGACGTCCTCATGGACGGCCGGAAAATAGACGAGTTCCGGCCCGAGGGGAAACGGCAGCTGGACCTGGTGCTCCGTGGTCCGGCCGATGCCGCCCGCACCCCGGAAGACCTGGCCAACACGGCCATTGTCAACAGATTCGGGGACCCGGTGCGCATCGGGGATATCTCCCGGCTGGCCTATACCCGGGGCATGACCCAGATCAACCACCTGGAACGCAAACGCCACATCCGTCTCCAGGTTACCCCGCCGGAAACCCTGCCGCTTCAGGCGGCCATGGAAACCATTGAAACCGATGTGGTCCGCCCCATGCAGGATCAGGGACGGCTGAAAGGGGTGGAGATTTCCCTGGGCGGCAATGCAGACAAGCTCACCCAGACCCGCCAGGCCCTGCAGTGGAATTTCCTGCTGGCCGTGGTTATCACCTACCTGCTCATGGCTGCCCTGTTTGAAAATTTCTTTTATCCCTTCATCATCCTGTTCACCGTGCCCCTGGCCGGGGCAGGCGGCTTCATCGGCCTTCGCCTGGTGGATGCATACATCGCCCCCCAGGGCTTTGACGTGCTCACCATGCTGGGATTCATCATCCTGGTGGGAACGGTGGTGAACAACGCCATCCTCATCGTCCACCAGTCATTGAACAATGTACGGTACGGGGGATATGCGGGCCTGGAGGCCATCACGGAATCGGTGCGGACCCGGATCCGGCCCATTTTCATGAGCGCGGCCACCTCGGTGTTCGGCATGCTGCCCCTGGCCCTGTCCACCGGGGCGGGCAGCGAATTGTACCGGGGGCTTGGCAGCGTGCTGCTGGGAGGCCTGGCCCTGTCCACCCTGTTCACCCTCTTTGTGGTGCCGGCCCTGCTCTCATTTTTTATCGGGTTTGAAAAGCAGCGGGAAGCCAGACACTAA
- a CDS encoding enoyl-CoA hydratase/isomerase family protein yields MLKKEIQDNIVIAQLSDGATNAVTLETLRQLKEIVDEVNENDDLKGIVLTGDGRFFSSGFSLPMFIGFESGEEAVTFFEEEEDILVDYFTCKKPVVCAMNGHSAAMGLILAMASDYRILANHPKIKVGMSEIKIGLALSVAQSAIVRFGLDSDKRYRDVMYFGEMVGVDKALEMEMVDEVVDSDNLIARAKEIICLWIDTPNRPFIQIKEELKSAVAGKIRRDLATGEWKPFMADTMMSKEVKETLSFVQAMMENKK; encoded by the coding sequence ATGCTGAAAAAAGAGATTCAGGATAATATCGTTATCGCCCAGCTTAGCGACGGGGCCACCAACGCCGTCACCCTTGAGACCTTAAGGCAGCTCAAGGAGATCGTGGATGAGGTCAATGAAAACGATGACCTTAAAGGGATTGTTCTCACCGGCGACGGCCGCTTTTTTTCCTCCGGATTCAGTTTACCCATGTTCATCGGGTTTGAGAGCGGGGAAGAGGCTGTGACGTTTTTTGAGGAAGAAGAGGATATCCTGGTGGATTATTTTACCTGCAAAAAACCTGTGGTCTGTGCCATGAACGGGCATTCCGCGGCCATGGGGCTGATCCTGGCCATGGCTTCGGATTACAGGATCCTCGCCAACCATCCTAAAATCAAAGTCGGCATGAGCGAAATCAAGATCGGCCTGGCCCTGTCCGTGGCCCAGTCGGCCATTGTCCGTTTCGGCCTGGATTCGGACAAGCGGTACAGGGATGTCATGTATTTCGGGGAAATGGTGGGGGTGGACAAGGCCCTTGAGATGGAAATGGTGGATGAGGTGGTGGACAGCGATAATCTCATTGCCCGGGCCAAGGAGATCATCTGCCTATGGATCGATACCCCCAACCGGCCCTTTATCCAGATTAAGGAAGAATTAAAGTCCGCCGTGGCCGGAAAAATCCGCCGGGATCTGGCAACGGGCGAATGGAAACCCTTTATGGCGGATACCATGATGAGCAAAGAGGTCAAAGAGACCCTGTCTTTTGTCCAGGCCATGATGGAAAACAAAAAGTAA
- a CDS encoding efflux RND transporter periplasmic adaptor subunit — protein sequence MEKHIPIKYIIMTTLALLFFPAAAMAAEQHPAMVKTATAVEQEQATRAKMTGTLYFERTSRVSPEEAGRAIQVNFMEGDRVSKGDILIRLDSRILQTELALQKARLAQAEIRIKKTKLNLDRYTELYRKDVATESGYDDLRLTLEEQQQERTALWQQAEILKIRLSKFIVTAPFDGIVLEKTAEVGEWVQPGTLLCRLGAVDSLFAEIPVAEHLMGFTREKERLEVTLNAFNRKISGIVEGIRPTADPKTKNVSLKIRLDYNESLSASMKKSIAENLSVTAMVPVSEPQKLIILPRDALVQQRGRDMIYTIIDNKAQPLPVDVRYSLGDRIGVAAQGLAPGMAVVIEGNERLRPDQPVMIQGRPKTQGETK from the coding sequence ATGGAAAAGCACATCCCGATTAAGTACATCATCATGACCACATTGGCGCTTTTATTTTTCCCCGCCGCGGCCATGGCTGCGGAGCAGCACCCTGCAATGGTGAAAACGGCCACAGCCGTTGAACAGGAGCAGGCCACCCGTGCAAAAATGACCGGCACCCTCTATTTTGAAAGAACCAGCCGGGTATCTCCGGAAGAAGCGGGCAGAGCCATCCAAGTCAACTTCATGGAAGGCGACCGGGTAAGCAAGGGGGATATCCTGATCCGCCTGGACAGCCGCATTCTTCAAACCGAACTGGCCCTGCAAAAAGCCAGGCTGGCCCAGGCTGAAATCCGGATCAAAAAGACAAAACTCAACCTGGACCGCTATACAGAATTGTATAGAAAGGATGTGGCCACGGAATCCGGCTATGACGACCTGCGCCTGACCCTGGAAGAACAGCAGCAGGAACGGACAGCGCTTTGGCAGCAGGCTGAAATCCTTAAAATCAGACTTTCAAAATTTATTGTCACAGCCCCCTTTGACGGCATTGTGCTGGAAAAAACCGCAGAGGTAGGGGAATGGGTACAGCCCGGCACCCTGCTCTGCCGCCTGGGAGCCGTGGACAGCCTGTTTGCCGAGATTCCGGTGGCCGAACACCTCATGGGCTTTACCCGGGAAAAGGAACGCCTGGAGGTGACCCTTAACGCCTTTAACCGTAAAATTTCAGGCATTGTGGAAGGCATCCGGCCCACGGCCGACCCAAAGACCAAAAATGTCTCTTTGAAAATACGCCTGGATTACAATGAATCCCTTTCAGCATCCATGAAAAAATCCATTGCCGAAAATTTATCCGTGACTGCTATGGTGCCGGTCTCTGAGCCGCAAAAGCTCATCATCCTGCCCCGGGACGCCCTTGTTCAGCAGCGGGGCCGGGACATGATATATACCATTATTGACAACAAGGCACAGCCCCTGCCCGTTGATGTCCGGTATTCCTTGGGAGACCGCATCGGCGTGGCCGCCCAGGGGCTCGCCCCGGGTATGGCCGTGGTCATTGAAGGCAATGAGCGGCTTCGGCCGGACCAGCCCGTGATGATCCAGGGCCGCCCCAAGACCCAGGGGGAGACCAAATAA
- a CDS encoding iron-containing alcohol dehydrogenase, whose product MTDFSLPDFTFQCRTKTGCGKQALAHLPFDFVAMGGSKPMVIQDAAAGRANLAKTLAKAFSDSGMSLGITPPFPEGENKEGVNFIKSIYEIYKGKGYDCIVALGGQGAADRAKALNIAVTLGPEALSGDTIPGPLTPLVYLPTGVNPGTATAGRASFNGRRFHSPFLAPDQALMDPSLYLDDDRESLLDAALAGLAAACQVYALPWNPPARAYAAAVIRLVMPVLESIKVSGLAPEDNLTQRKKEEKHWQQDLVQAAVLAGYLLSGSPGAPGLHALGRALAANSRLTPGLAMVLLLPGLLEPAPDAAALFQPLAGPTAYSATPPEQRATAAVQVIRNLLNDLHLLSRGRLPRTPAEAGWNQEALASLKQELGKKE is encoded by the coding sequence ATGACTGATTTTTCATTGCCTGATTTCACCTTTCAGTGCCGGACCAAAACCGGCTGCGGCAAACAGGCCCTTGCCCATCTCCCCTTTGACTTCGTTGCCATGGGCGGATCAAAACCCATGGTGATCCAGGACGCTGCCGCCGGCCGGGCCAACCTTGCCAAAACCCTGGCCAAAGCCTTTTCCGATTCCGGCATGTCCCTGGGCATCACCCCCCCCTTTCCAGAAGGAGAAAACAAGGAAGGGGTGAACTTCATTAAATCCATCTATGAAATATACAAAGGAAAGGGGTATGACTGCATTGTCGCCCTGGGAGGCCAGGGGGCCGCGGACAGGGCAAAGGCCCTGAACATTGCCGTCACCCTGGGACCCGAAGCCCTGTCCGGGGATACCATCCCAGGGCCCCTAACCCCGCTGGTCTATCTGCCCACGGGGGTGAACCCGGGCACGGCCACCGCCGGAAGGGCAAGCTTCAACGGACGTCGCTTCCACTCCCCCTTTCTTGCCCCGGACCAGGCCCTCATGGATCCCTCCCTCTATCTGGACGACGACCGGGAATCCCTGTTGGATGCGGCCCTGGCCGGCCTGGCCGCCGCCTGCCAAGTTTACGCCCTCCCCTGGAATCCCCCGGCCAGGGCCTATGCCGCCGCCGTGATCCGGCTGGTTATGCCGGTGCTGGAGTCCATTAAAGTCTCGGGCCTGGCCCCGGAGGACAACCTGACCCAAAGGAAAAAAGAAGAAAAGCATTGGCAGCAGGACCTGGTCCAGGCCGCCGTGCTGGCCGGATACCTTCTCTCCGGTTCCCCCGGTGCCCCGGGGCTCCACGCCCTGGGCCGCGCCCTGGCGGCCAACAGCCGGCTCACCCCCGGCCTTGCCATGGTGCTCCTCCTCCCCGGCCTGCTTGAACCGGCACCGGATGCCGCCGCCCTTTTCCAGCCCCTGGCCGGTCCGACGGCCTATAGTGCCACGCCGCCGGAGCAGCGGGCCACAGCCGCCGTTCAGGTAATTCGCAATCTGCTCAACGACCTGCACCTCCTCTCCCGGGGGCGGCTGCCCAGAACCCCGGCCGAGGCCGGATGGAACCAGGAGGCACTGGCTTCCCTTAAACAAGAATTAGGGAAAAAGGAGTAA
- a CDS encoding FAD-binding oxidoreductase, translated as MSYSDRTHGLWAATAAGKPELGSLEGEKQAEVAVIGGGYTGLSAALHLAKAGHSCVLLEANDVGFGGAGRNVGLVNAGLWLMPEDVISLVGRDHGETLIRVLGASPDLVYGLIDEYDIQCEAWRYGTLHCADSGAGYKALQERERQWQSFGAPVRLMEKDEASEKLGSTAYRAALLDERAGTVQPLAYAFGLARAATAEGAELYVNSPVIELDKVAEGFILKTPTGRVRAKKVIVAVMGYPEQVFQDQIRNLVPFNYFQFATRPLSPEVLETVLPGKNGAWDTNLILSSFRLDAAGRMVVGSVGNVEGMAWDLNRAWAKRTLKKVFPQIGEADLEYGWYGRIAMTTNHIPRFHVMDKDMAMVTCYNGRGIGPGSVFGKLMAAYMTGGSQKDIPLPVSPMKAVNFRRLRGLFYEAGSRVYHFAQRRTAIF; from the coding sequence ATGAGCTACTCGGATAGGACGCACGGTCTGTGGGCGGCCACTGCCGCAGGGAAACCTGAACTTGGGAGCCTGGAAGGGGAAAAACAGGCTGAGGTGGCTGTTATCGGCGGCGGGTATACCGGTTTGTCGGCAGCCCTCCACCTGGCAAAGGCCGGGCATTCATGTGTACTGCTGGAAGCCAATGATGTGGGCTTCGGCGGCGCCGGCCGTAACGTGGGCCTGGTCAATGCCGGGCTATGGCTCATGCCCGAAGATGTGATTTCCCTGGTGGGCAGGGACCACGGGGAAACCTTGATCCGGGTGCTGGGGGCCTCCCCGGATCTGGTCTACGGCCTGATTGATGAATACGATATCCAGTGTGAAGCCTGGCGCTACGGCACCCTGCACTGTGCCGACTCCGGCGCCGGATACAAGGCGCTCCAGGAACGGGAACGGCAGTGGCAGAGCTTCGGGGCCCCGGTCCGTCTCATGGAAAAGGATGAGGCATCGGAAAAACTGGGGTCAACGGCATACCGTGCCGCCCTTTTGGACGAGCGGGCCGGTACGGTGCAGCCTCTGGCCTATGCCTTCGGCCTGGCCCGGGCCGCCACGGCCGAAGGGGCAGAACTCTATGTGAATTCCCCGGTCATTGAACTCGACAAGGTGGCGGAGGGGTTTATCCTGAAAACCCCCACGGGCCGGGTCCGTGCCAAAAAGGTCATCGTTGCAGTAATGGGATACCCGGAACAGGTGTTCCAGGACCAGATCCGGAATCTGGTCCCCTTTAACTATTTTCAGTTTGCCACCCGTCCCCTTTCCCCGGAGGTGCTGGAAACGGTTCTTCCCGGAAAAAACGGGGCCTGGGATACCAATTTGATTCTCTCCTCCTTCCGTCTGGATGCGGCCGGCCGAATGGTGGTGGGCAGTGTGGGGAATGTGGAAGGGATGGCCTGGGATCTGAACCGGGCCTGGGCAAAACGGACCCTGAAAAAAGTTTTCCCCCAGATCGGGGAGGCAGACCTGGAATACGGCTGGTACGGCAGGATCGCCATGACCACCAACCATATCCCCAGATTCCACGTCATGGACAAGGATATGGCCATGGTCACCTGTTACAACGGCAGGGGGATCGGACCGGGATCCGTATTCGGCAAACTCATGGCAGCATATATGACCGGCGGCTCCCAAAAGGATATTCCCCTGCCGGTCTCTCCCATGAAGGCGGTAAACTTCAGGCGGCTGAGGGGACTGTTCTACGAGGCCGGTTCACGGGTTTACCACTTTGCCCAGCGCAGGACGGCTATTTTTTAA